CATGGACGAGGTCAAGAAGATGGGCTTCACCTACGCCACCCAGGCCGGGGTGACCATCAGCCTCAACGACGTGATCGTGCCGGCCGAGAAAGAGGGCCTGGTCAAAAAGGGGATCGAGGCCACCGAGAAGATCCTCGGCCAGTACCGCAAGGGCGTGATCACCGACGCCGAGCGCTATAACAAAGTGATCGACGCCTGGACCCACGTCAACAACCAGGTAACCGAGACCCTGATCAAACGGCTGGCCAACGACCGCCAGGGCTTCAATCCGGTATTCATGATGCTGGACTCCGGGGCCCGGGGCAGCCGGGAACAGGTGCGCCAGCTGGGCGGGATGCGGGGCCTGATGTCCAAGCCCCAGAAGCGCCTGACCGGACAGGAGATCATCGAAACCCCCATCATCAACAACCTGCGGGAAGGCCTGACCATCGTGGAGTACTTCATCAGCACCCACGGAGCCCGCAAGGGCCTGGCCGACACCGCCCTTAAAACCTCCGAGGCCGGGTACCTCACCCGCCGCCTGGTGGACGTGGCCCAGGACATCATCATCACCGAAGAGGACTGCGGCACCATCATGGGCGAGGACCGGGGCGCCCTGAAAGAAGGCGAGGAGATCATCGAATCGCTTCGGGACCGGGTGCTGGGACGGGTGGCCATGGAGGACGTGGTAAACCCCATCACCGGCGAAATGATCGTGGGGTCCGGCGAAGAGATCAACGAGGATGCGGCCGAGGAGCTGTCGGAGGCCGGCATCGAAAAGATCCGGATCCGCTCGGTCTTGACCTGCGAGGCCAAGCGGGGCCTGTGCCGCAAATGCTACGGACGCAACCTGGCCACCGGAAAGATAGTGGACATGGGAGAGGCCACCGGAGTAATGGCCGCCCAGTCCATCGGCGAGCCCGGCACCCAGCTGACCCTGCGCACCTTCCACATCGGCGGCACCGCGGCCCGGATCGCGGTCCAGTCCAAGGTCTCGGCCAAGATCCCGGGCGCCCTGGAATTCAAGGCGCTGGAGACCATCGTCAAGGAATCGGGCGAGGCGGTGGTCATCAACCGCGACGGCGAGATCATCCTCCACGGGGAGAAGGCCGGGGTCAAGACCCGCTACACCGTGCCCTACGCCTCGGTGCTTAAGGCCGCCGACCAGGCCAAGGTGGCTCCCGGCGACACCCTGTTCGAATGGGATCCCCACACCGCCGCCATCATAGCCGAGCACTCGGGCACGGTCCAGTTCGCCGACATGACCCCCGACGTCACCATCTCCGAGGAGTTCGACGAAATAACCGGGATGCGCCGTCCGGTGGTGATCGAGAGCAAGGACAAGGACAAGAACAAGAACCTGTATCCCCACATCAATATCCTGGACAAGCGGGGCAAGAGCCTGTCCAGCTACCCCATCCCCATCGGGGCCCGGATCATGGCCCAGAACGGCCAGGCCATCGCGGCCGGAGAATTTTTGGCCAAGACCTCGCGCGAGATCTCCAAGACCCGCGACATCACTGCCGGGCTG
Above is a window of candidate division TA06 bacterium DNA encoding:
- the rpoC gene encoding DNA-directed RNA polymerase subunit beta'; amino-acid sequence: ELKPYQCGLPKSMALELFKPFILKKLEEKGYVQSVKSAKRLVEKEKPGVWEILEEIVKEHPVLLNRAPTLHRLGIQAFEPVLIEGKAIRIHPLVCEAFNADFDGDQMAVHVPLSYEAQIEAATLMLSTNNVLSPASGRPVITPRQDLVIGCYYLTKPRAGAKGEGKAFTDQNEVMLAYENGMLALHAKIQIKVNDRKIETTAGRVIFNQIVPPELGYVNETLDKKAIDRLTMSSFRKLGNFRTAMFMDEVKKMGFTYATQAGVTISLNDVIVPAEKEGLVKKGIEATEKILGQYRKGVITDAERYNKVIDAWTHVNNQVTETLIKRLANDRQGFNPVFMMLDSGARGSREQVRQLGGMRGLMSKPQKRLTGQEIIETPIINNLREGLTIVEYFISTHGARKGLADTALKTSEAGYLTRRLVDVAQDIIITEEDCGTIMGEDRGALKEGEEIIESLRDRVLGRVAMEDVVNPITGEMIVGSGEEINEDAAEELSEAGIEKIRIRSVLTCEAKRGLCRKCYGRNLATGKIVDMGEATGVMAAQSIGEPGTQLTLRTFHIGGTAARIAVQSKVSAKIPGALEFKALETIVKESGEAVVINRDGEIILHGEKAGVKTRYTVPYASVLKAADQAKVAPGDTLFEWDPHTAAIIAEHSGTVQFADMTPDVTISEEFDEITGMRRPVVIESKDKDKNKNLYPHINILDKRGKSLSSYPIPIGARIMAQNGQAIAAGEFLAKTSREISKTRDITAGLPRVAELFEARKPADPSVVSEIDGRVKLGEIAKGQRTVIVRNENGEERAYPIPLSKHLYVRDGDKVKSGEKVTEGSINPHDILRIRGTAAVQVYLVNEIQEVYRLNGVAINDKHIEVIVRQMLQKVRVQDPGDTIYIEGDQVDKASVREENERVLKEGGRPATFESLLMGITKSALSTSSWVSAASFQETTRVLTEAAVQGKSDPLLGLKENVIVGRLIPAGTGIRHYRNFKIEEEQQERPAEK